A window from Actinomycetospora corticicola encodes these proteins:
- a CDS encoding MFS transporter yields the protein MSASPRVAAALRSPHSRVYLVGTSDALGLGLYLAITPLYLSQVIGLPVAAVGAVLAVAGVTSLVGAVPIGAFADRVGPRRALVVLFCARALAFLGLAVAADVGSATVILAAAGLLNRGIGPIVQSVVVPADESPTADQARSIRALARLRALRNAGIAAGGLPAALAVSIGVATGYRVVLGAAALTFAVAAVLSSRMPRDGSAPRRTPRLAALRNPHFAAVTAVYGLLTLPALMLSIGLPLWIVARTDAPGWSVGLVQVLNTLLVVLLQVRASRGTERFRRARLLVLGSGVVAALGALLVPVGARPAGAVTAVVVVIVAVLLLTASEIGATAGTMAIALDRMPAEGRAVALATFNLGFGVATVVGPPLITAAVAAGSTGWTSMAGLFLVSGLLVLPMRPRAGGDGR from the coding sequence GTGAGCGCCTCGCCGCGCGTCGCCGCGGCGCTCCGGTCCCCGCACTCCCGGGTCTACCTCGTCGGCACCTCCGACGCGCTCGGTCTGGGCCTCTACCTCGCGATCACCCCGCTCTACCTGAGCCAGGTGATCGGGCTCCCCGTCGCCGCCGTCGGTGCGGTCCTCGCCGTCGCCGGGGTGACCTCCCTCGTCGGCGCGGTCCCGATCGGCGCGTTCGCCGACCGGGTCGGCCCGCGCCGCGCCCTCGTCGTGCTGTTCTGCGCCCGCGCCCTCGCCTTCCTGGGCCTCGCCGTCGCCGCCGACGTCGGGTCCGCGACCGTCATCCTGGCCGCCGCCGGTCTCCTCAACCGCGGCATCGGGCCGATCGTGCAGTCCGTCGTCGTGCCCGCCGACGAGAGCCCGACCGCTGACCAGGCCCGCTCGATCCGGGCGCTCGCACGGCTGCGGGCGTTGCGGAACGCGGGGATCGCCGCGGGTGGACTCCCGGCCGCGCTCGCGGTGTCGATCGGCGTCGCCACGGGGTACCGCGTCGTGCTCGGCGCCGCCGCCCTGACCTTCGCGGTCGCCGCCGTGCTCTCCTCCCGCATGCCCCGCGACGGATCCGCGCCGCGCCGGACCCCGCGGCTCGCAGCGCTGCGGAACCCGCACTTCGCCGCCGTCACGGCCGTCTACGGGCTGCTCACGCTGCCCGCGCTGATGCTGAGCATCGGCCTGCCGTTGTGGATCGTGGCGCGGACGGACGCCCCGGGATGGAGCGTCGGCCTCGTGCAGGTCCTCAACACCCTGCTGGTCGTCCTGCTCCAGGTGCGCGCCAGCCGTGGGACCGAACGCTTCCGACGGGCCCGTCTGCTCGTCCTCGGCTCCGGTGTCGTCGCGGCCCTCGGAGCGCTCCTCGTCCCGGTCGGCGCCCGTCCCGCCGGCGCGGTCACGGCCGTCGTCGTGGTGATCGTCGCGGTGCTGCTGCTAACGGCCTCCGAGATCGGGGCGACCGCGGGCACCATGGCCATCGCCCTTGACCGGATGCCCGCCGAGGGCCGGGCCGTGGCCCTGGCCACCTTCAACCTCGGCTTCGGGGTCGCCACCGTCGTCGGACCGCCCCTGATCACGGCCGCCGTGGCCGCCGGATCGACGGGCTGGACGTCGATGGCCGGCCTGTTCCTCGTGTCGGGTCTGCTCGTCCTCCCGATGCGCCCGCGCGCCGGAGGAGACGGGAGGTGA
- a CDS encoding dihydrofolate reductase family protein, translating to MIGARPHVLASCAVSLDGFLDDASPQRRVLSGPADLDRVDEERAGVDAILVGAGTVRADDSRLLVRAPERRAARVARGLPPSPLRVVLTTGAIDPSARVLGGDAETIALAGTPGEVVDALGARGVVRLMVEGGAAVLREFLTAGLVDELQLVLAPQLVGDGPRFTGGGRPPHLVETCTLGGDVLLRYRFGEADDRHLAEACLLAEHCPPSATAFSVGCVVVAEDGTVLGAGWSRRDHPLDHAEEGVLRALGHDPRLRRATLYSSLEPCGERASRPDPCAALIARAGIPRVVHAWSEPPDFVTAPSGSAQLEAVGVEVVQLSRWEPLARRCATRL from the coding sequence GTGATCGGGGCGCGACCGCACGTCCTGGCGAGCTGCGCCGTCTCGCTCGACGGGTTCCTCGACGACGCGTCCCCGCAGCGCCGTGTTCTGTCCGGCCCCGCCGATCTCGACCGGGTCGACGAGGAGCGGGCGGGGGTCGACGCGATCCTGGTCGGCGCGGGCACCGTCCGCGCCGACGACTCGCGCCTGCTCGTCCGCGCCCCGGAGCGCCGGGCGGCCCGGGTCGCCCGCGGGCTCCCGCCGAGTCCGCTGCGGGTGGTCCTGACGACGGGTGCGATCGACCCGTCCGCGCGGGTCCTGGGTGGTGACGCCGAGACGATCGCGCTGGCCGGGACGCCTGGTGAGGTGGTCGACGCGCTCGGGGCGCGGGGTGTGGTGCGGCTGATGGTCGAGGGTGGCGCGGCGGTGCTGCGCGAGTTCCTGACGGCGGGTCTGGTCGACGAGCTGCAGCTGGTCCTGGCCCCGCAGCTGGTGGGCGACGGTCCGCGGTTCACCGGCGGTGGCCGCCCCCCGCACCTGGTGGAGACCTGCACACTCGGTGGCGACGTCCTGCTCCGGTACCGCTTCGGGGAGGCCGACGACCGGCACCTGGCCGAGGCGTGTCTGCTCGCCGAGCACTGCCCGCCGTCGGCGACCGCGTTCAGCGTGGGGTGCGTGGTGGTGGCCGAGGACGGCACGGTGCTCGGTGCCGGGTGGTCGCGCCGGGACCATCCGCTCGACCACGCCGAGGAGGGGGTGTTGCGGGCGTTGGGTCACGACCCGCGGCTGCGTCGGGCCACGCTGTACAGCTCGTTGGAGCCGTGCGGGGAGCGGGCGTCGCGGCCGGACCCGTGTGCGGCGTTGATCGCCCGGGCCGGGATCCCGCGGGTGGTCCACGCGTGGAGCGAGCCGCCGGACTTCGTCACCGCGCCGAGCGGGAGCGCGCAGCTCGAGGCGGTCGGTGTCGAGGTCGTGCAGCTGTCGCGGTGGGAGCCGCTGGCACGCAGGTGCGCCACGCGCTTGTGA
- a CDS encoding cytochrome P450 codes for MASRYWSPDEPAGALDDPAELTDHFDPLSRDLTRGRYTRVAGAMARGCPVAHTDRFADGLWTVSGYDQLVAVHREEGEVYSNVPVLLQSFGQVRPMIPMESDPPLHRQYKQIIAAPLSRREQQAREPYYRDLVRRQIATFLDDGVAELFEQLCTPVTVHALMDTLGVPAPDRERLADLAVALVRGQAEDGAPAVAIYEYFSGLAAAKRTDPGDDIVSLLCRAEVDGRPLSETEILDYCLILLPAGFETTASSMSFMFLMLAEDPELQALLRAEPERIPTALEELMRYVTPTRSHTRTVLTDTDLDGHTLRAGERVYLNWAGANHDPAVFDHPDELRIDRSPNRHMAYGYGAHTCVGLHMARTELKVAFEEVLAALDDIRITSPDDVHETIGTTWAITHLPVTFTRGGSAR; via the coding sequence ATGGCGAGCAGGTACTGGTCCCCCGACGAGCCGGCCGGCGCTCTCGACGACCCCGCGGAGCTGACGGACCACTTCGACCCGCTGAGCCGTGACCTCACCCGCGGCCGGTACACGCGGGTCGCGGGGGCGATGGCCCGCGGATGCCCGGTGGCCCACACCGACCGGTTCGCCGACGGGCTCTGGACGGTCTCGGGCTACGACCAGCTCGTCGCCGTCCACCGCGAGGAGGGCGAGGTGTACTCGAACGTCCCGGTCCTGCTGCAGAGCTTCGGGCAGGTCCGCCCGATGATCCCGATGGAGTCCGACCCTCCGCTGCACCGGCAGTACAAGCAGATCATCGCGGCGCCCCTCTCCCGCCGCGAGCAGCAGGCGCGCGAGCCGTACTACCGCGACCTCGTCCGACGGCAGATCGCCACCTTTCTCGACGACGGGGTCGCGGAGCTCTTCGAGCAGCTCTGCACCCCGGTCACGGTGCACGCCCTCATGGACACCCTCGGCGTCCCCGCGCCCGACCGCGAACGGCTCGCCGACCTGGCCGTCGCCCTCGTCCGCGGGCAGGCCGAGGACGGCGCACCCGCCGTCGCGATCTACGAGTACTTCTCCGGGCTCGCCGCGGCGAAGCGCACCGACCCGGGCGACGACATCGTGTCGTTGCTCTGCCGCGCGGAGGTCGACGGACGCCCGCTGAGCGAGACCGAGATCCTCGACTACTGCCTCATCCTGCTCCCGGCAGGATTTGAGACGACGGCGAGTTCGATGAGCTTCATGTTCCTGATGCTCGCCGAGGACCCGGAGCTGCAGGCACTGCTGCGCGCGGAGCCCGAGCGCATCCCGACCGCGCTCGAGGAGCTCATGCGCTACGTGACGCCCACGCGGTCGCACACCCGCACCGTGCTCACCGACACCGACCTCGACGGGCACACCCTGCGCGCCGGTGAGCGCGTCTACCTGAACTGGGCCGGCGCGAACCACGACCCGGCCGTGTTCGACCACCCCGACGAACTCCGCATCGACCGCAGCCCCAACCGGCACATGGCCTACGGCTACGGCGCCCACACCTGCGTCGGCCTGCACATGGCCCGCACCGAGCTCAAGGTCGCCTTCGAGGAGGTCCTCGCCGCCCTCGACGACATTCGGATCACCTCGCCCGACGACGTCCACGAGACCATTGGCACCACGTGGGCGATCACGCACCTCCCGGTGACCTTCACGCGAGGTGGCTCCGCCAGGTGA